One Alkalicoccus halolimnae DNA segment encodes these proteins:
- a CDS encoding HD domain-containing protein yields the protein MKRSWINEAEIFSKNFFAHDTSGHDWEHTNRVRNQAVEIARIEGADTELCEIGALLHDVIDEKFHSSKSEGELVVQAWMTKQAIPEKLQTNIISMISSVAFQGGNNQSPPSLEGAVIQDADRLDAIGAVGIARCFMYAGNKGTPMYTPGQAVRESMSEGDYRDRSAAAITHFYEKLLLLKDLMNTETGKKRAEVRHERLLTYLDDFYSEWEGTT from the coding sequence ATGAAGCGATCCTGGATAAATGAAGCTGAAATATTTTCGAAAAATTTTTTTGCTCATGATACAAGTGGTCATGATTGGGAACACACCAACCGTGTTAGAAATCAGGCAGTCGAAATAGCCAGAATTGAAGGTGCGGATACAGAATTATGTGAAATAGGCGCCCTGCTTCATGATGTTATTGATGAAAAGTTTCATTCTTCTAAATCAGAAGGAGAACTGGTCGTCCAAGCTTGGATGACGAAACAAGCCATACCGGAAAAACTGCAGACGAATATAATCAGCATGATTTCATCAGTAGCATTTCAGGGAGGGAATAATCAGTCTCCTCCTTCACTGGAAGGCGCAGTTATACAGGATGCAGACAGGCTCGATGCAATAGGGGCAGTTGGTATCGCCCGCTGTTTTATGTATGCAGGAAATAAAGGTACTCCTATGTATACACCCGGTCAGGCTGTTAGAGAGAGCATGTCGGAGGGAGACTACAGGGATCGTTCCGCGGCAGCTATTACTCACTTTTACGAAAAGCTGCTTCTTTTAAAAGATTTAATGAATACAGAAACGGGTAAAAAAAGAGCTGAAGTCCGTCATGAGCGTCTTCTTACATATTTGGATGACTTTTATAG
- the yhfH gene encoding protein YhfH — protein sequence MMMSSVEFFRNLPPKQCTKCGNTLDEMHESYIQKCDECEQESRVANL from the coding sequence ATGATGATGTCTAGCGTTGAATTTTTCCGGAACCTGCCGCCGAAGCAATGTACGAAGTGTGGAAATACGTTGGATGAAATGCACGAATCTTATATTCAGAAATGCGATGAGTGCGAACAGGAGTCCAGAGTAGCGAACTTATAA
- a CDS encoding peptidylprolyl isomerase: MLHKNNFLLILAGSLITLSACGSGNEAADGSSAENSNINSEEADTNEENKDESEAAAENEAEAGGEEMFYPQIDGDKENYPRALIETNMGDIEVILFPEQAPLAVENFLTHAEEDYYNDIIFHRVIENFMIQGGDPTGTGREGESAFGEPFEDEFDPAVAHFRGALSMANSGPDSNGSQFFVVQADNSQISEEMFAESNFPEKTVDHYLETGGTPSLDFRHTVFGHVTEGMDVVDEIASVETGEADKPDEDIVIENIEVIQGVQE, from the coding sequence GTGCTACATAAAAATAATTTTTTATTAATTTTAGCCGGAAGTCTTATTACGTTATCTGCCTGCGGATCAGGTAATGAAGCAGCGGATGGAAGCAGTGCAGAAAACAGCAATATTAACAGCGAGGAAGCAGACACAAATGAAGAAAATAAGGACGAGTCAGAGGCGGCTGCCGAAAATGAAGCTGAAGCGGGCGGGGAGGAGATGTTTTACCCGCAGATTGATGGGGATAAAGAAAATTACCCTCGAGCTTTAATTGAAACGAATATGGGGGATATTGAAGTGATTCTTTTCCCTGAACAGGCGCCGCTCGCAGTGGAAAACTTTCTTACCCATGCCGAAGAGGATTATTATAACGACATAATTTTTCATCGTGTGATTGAAAACTTCATGATTCAGGGTGGAGACCCAACTGGGACGGGAAGAGAAGGTGAAAGTGCATTTGGAGAGCCATTTGAGGATGAGTTTGATCCTGCCGTGGCACATTTCAGGGGAGCTCTTTCTATGGCGAACAGCGGACCAGACTCAAATGGAAGCCAATTTTTCGTGGTTCAGGCAGATAATTCTCAGATTTCAGAAGAAATGTTCGCCGAAAGCAATTTTCCTGAAAAAACGGTAGATCATTATCTCGAAACAGGGGGGACACCAAGTCTGGATTTTCGTCACACTGTCTTTGGGCACGTGACAGAGGGAATGGATGTCGTAGATGAAATAGCTTCTGTGGAGACTGGTGAAGCAGATAAACCGGATGAAGATATAGTTATTGAAAACATTGAAGTGATTCAAGGTGTTCAGGAATAA
- a CDS encoding YwpF-like family protein, with the protein MKTFRLCSLTILFDEAPQEDKPIKGKEIPLRDGLIINKEEAEKNWLLEAVVDKDWLPFFEDYLHKQQPLMAEVTITKRTNDPATLYSEIKAVHELDEHLSVHIEGRIVAKREDLSDMLLRNLLDEGYKGEALYEEYRRRKKDRGRAIQSILSNAYEQAREQGLTEEDHD; encoded by the coding sequence ATGAAAACGTTCCGATTATGTTCACTTACCATTCTCTTTGACGAAGCTCCCCAGGAAGACAAACCTATAAAGGGGAAAGAAATACCGCTTCGAGATGGATTAATAATTAATAAAGAAGAAGCGGAAAAAAACTGGCTTCTGGAAGCTGTTGTTGATAAAGACTGGCTGCCATTTTTTGAAGACTATCTTCATAAGCAGCAGCCGCTCATGGCTGAAGTCACAATTACAAAACGTACAAATGATCCCGCTACCCTTTATAGTGAAATAAAAGCTGTTCATGAACTGGATGAGCACCTTTCTGTGCATATTGAAGGACGTATAGTTGCAAAAAGAGAAGATTTATCTGATATGCTTCTCCGCAATCTTCTTGATGAAGGGTATAAGGGAGAAGCATTATATGAAGAATACCGCCGACGTAAAAAAGACCGGGGCAGAGCTATTCAAAGCATATTATCCAATGCCTACGAACAGGCCAGGGAACAGGGCCTGACAGAAGAAGACCACGATTAA
- a CDS encoding DUF2207 family protein → MVEIAAAILFIIAAAVYFSGKKRASTRAPLHADRIYSPAAAARLLNYSLTSRHLTAMLLHLTLSGVLGVKKSAEKTVLYIRKEESLTSHEKYFLDWMFYEVGTEGEFCFEDVWLFTEKSRGRADFAEKMENWKGFVERDLELKNVIMKSSGSAWFLSVSGILLFVGGGAVIFNNPFSTIAMWTGGVLLVTAASKCKWLTAFGEEEKRRLQSYRNYLSIYTPPQRSIEELTTDYVFALTFGLEEDFEKEYPLKEASEIRIRQENFPLYMAAPGTAYILIEEENFPGDAEAVFTRALDLTLQEGQDFTNPDGTDSG, encoded by the coding sequence ATGGTGGAAATAGCGGCAGCAATTCTATTTATCATTGCAGCAGCAGTTTACTTCTCAGGGAAAAAAAGAGCCTCAACAAGAGCGCCGCTTCATGCGGACAGAATATACTCTCCTGCAGCTGCAGCCCGTCTTCTGAATTACAGTCTGACGAGCAGACATTTAACAGCGATGCTTCTGCACCTGACTTTAAGCGGCGTACTTGGAGTAAAAAAATCAGCAGAAAAAACAGTGCTTTACATTCGAAAGGAAGAGTCGCTTACCTCTCATGAAAAATATTTTCTTGATTGGATGTTTTACGAGGTAGGAACCGAAGGAGAATTCTGTTTTGAAGACGTATGGCTTTTTACGGAAAAAAGCAGAGGAAGAGCAGACTTTGCTGAAAAAATGGAAAATTGGAAAGGATTCGTAGAAAGAGATCTGGAATTAAAAAACGTAATAATGAAAAGTTCCGGAAGTGCATGGTTTCTATCTGTAAGTGGAATTCTTCTCTTTGTCGGAGGCGGGGCAGTGATATTTAATAATCCTTTCTCTACTATAGCGATGTGGACGGGAGGAGTGCTTCTTGTGACAGCCGCTTCAAAGTGTAAATGGCTGACGGCTTTTGGGGAGGAAGAAAAACGGAGATTGCAATCCTATAGGAATTATTTAAGTATTTATACTCCGCCCCAGCGGAGTATTGAAGAACTCACAACTGATTATGTATTTGCATTGACATTTGGTCTCGAGGAGGACTTTGAAAAGGAATATCCGCTGAAAGAAGCTTCCGAAATCCGCATAAGACAGGAGAATTTTCCTCTGTATATGGCTGCACCCGGAACAGCTTATATCCTTATAGAGGAAGAAAACTTTCCGGGTGATGCAGAAGCTGTTTTTACCCGGGCATTGGACTTAACCCTGCAGGAAGGACAGGATTTTACCAATCCCGACGGAACGGACTCCGGGTGA
- a CDS encoding TVP38/TMEM64 family protein encodes MGKWLSLIILIVLAAFLVTQWETVSQLRREDVTYFTEVLFPSAGYQLLLLTIPLLIAQNIFTVFPVIIVIIIHFIAYGVLEGFLFSLIGTTLGAVFCFYLARTWSKQKVRRFWENKSRKWKKAAFYIENNGIEAMILLRSIPIMPSNVISVSAALTPMTLPTYLFGTILGNISMIWVLALLSYPLWTDGNFPLLFSVCYGIFLLFLGAYIVSKVSSESRP; translated from the coding sequence ATGGGGAAATGGCTGAGCTTGATCATACTTATTGTGCTGGCTGCTTTTCTCGTAACACAGTGGGAAACAGTGAGTCAGCTCAGGCGGGAAGACGTAACTTATTTCACAGAAGTTCTCTTTCCGTCGGCAGGTTATCAGCTGCTTTTGCTTACGATACCTCTGCTGATTGCCCAGAATATCTTCACTGTCTTTCCGGTTATTATTGTTATTATTATTCATTTCATTGCTTATGGAGTATTGGAGGGATTTTTATTCAGCCTTATTGGAACTACGCTCGGAGCCGTTTTTTGTTTTTATCTGGCCCGTACATGGAGTAAACAAAAGGTCCGGCGGTTCTGGGAAAATAAAAGCAGAAAATGGAAAAAAGCGGCTTTCTACATTGAAAATAATGGAATTGAGGCTATGATTCTCTTAAGAAGCATTCCAATCATGCCTAGTAATGTTATCTCTGTCTCTGCAGCATTAACTCCAATGACGCTGCCCACCTATCTTTTCGGAACTATACTGGGCAATATTTCTATGATCTGGGTGCTGGCCCTGCTGTCATACCCTCTATGGACAGACGGAAACTTCCCGTTACTGTTCAGCGTATGTTATGGGATCTTTCTTTTATTTCTAGGGGCCTATATTGTTTCAAAAGTTTCATCAGAATCCCGCCCATGA
- a CDS encoding MFS transporter, which translates to MQSPSVWKLKGTLFCFHASMTIIISYLPVYFQNLGLSPAEIGILLAVGPAAAILAQPFWGFMSDRWKTVKRILLLCLTGALLVGYFLFQLSEFFFIIPVIYMFFSFLSPAGGLGDSLAQKLSVERNVSFGSIRMWGSLGFGSASLAGGYILSWIGIEHIYAVFAVFLCFALIFAFNTPDSIPSKRPVRFSDALRLRKDKTLLLFLAFILSISLTHRMNDSFMGLYIVELGADESVIGMAWFIGVFTEAAMFAFSVYWMRRFHPLTLIAIAAAIYLLRWILMFSAPGPGFLLAVQVTHGMAFAIFYLTGFQFMGRLVPKELESTGHLIFISMFFGVSGVVGSALGGFIINAADVKTLYLVMACIAFFGFLGALLYRFKFKSLYSM; encoded by the coding sequence TTGCAGTCGCCGTCAGTTTGGAAATTGAAAGGAACACTTTTCTGCTTTCATGCATCCATGACGATTATTATCAGCTATCTGCCTGTTTATTTTCAAAACCTTGGACTTTCACCGGCTGAAATCGGTATTTTGCTTGCAGTCGGCCCTGCTGCTGCGATCTTAGCTCAGCCTTTCTGGGGATTTATGAGCGATCGGTGGAAAACGGTAAAGCGTATATTGCTGTTATGCTTAACAGGGGCTCTTTTAGTTGGGTATTTTTTATTTCAGCTTTCAGAATTTTTCTTTATTATTCCAGTAATTTATATGTTTTTCTCCTTTCTTTCTCCGGCCGGTGGTCTTGGAGACAGCCTTGCCCAAAAACTTTCAGTAGAAAGAAATGTTTCATTTGGAAGTATACGAATGTGGGGATCACTTGGATTTGGTTCAGCATCTCTTGCAGGAGGATACATACTCAGCTGGATAGGTATTGAACATATTTATGCTGTATTCGCTGTATTTTTGTGTTTTGCTCTTATCTTTGCTTTTAACACCCCGGACAGCATTCCCTCGAAACGTCCAGTTCGATTTTCCGATGCGCTTCGGCTTAGAAAAGATAAAACGCTGCTTTTGTTTCTGGCTTTTATTTTATCGATCAGCCTTACCCACAGGATGAATGATTCATTTATGGGGCTGTACATTGTAGAACTGGGCGCGGATGAATCTGTTATCGGAATGGCCTGGTTTATAGGAGTATTCACAGAGGCTGCAATGTTTGCTTTCAGTGTATACTGGATGCGCCGCTTTCATCCGCTAACACTTATCGCTATTGCAGCAGCAATTTATCTTCTGCGCTGGATATTGATGTTCAGTGCCCCGGGTCCAGGATTTCTGCTTGCCGTACAGGTAACTCACGGAATGGCCTTTGCCATTTTTTATCTTACCGGCTTTCAATTTATGGGTAGACTTGTTCCTAAAGAATTGGAATCAACCGGACACTTGATATTTATATCGATGTTTTTCGGCGTCTCCGGAGTCGTTGGTTCTGCTCTTGGAGGTTTTATTATTAATGCAGCAGATGTAAAAACGCTTTATCTGGTAATGGCGTGCATCGCCTTTTTCGGATTCTTAGGAGCGCTTCTGTACCGATTTAAATTTAAATCATTATACAGTATGTAA
- a CDS encoding EAL-associated domain-containing protein: MNQSNIDFNKDLLHVYFQPVINADKYEVVGYEVFGESGKPDNLSEEHAWERDKQLYITAVKKALKMDYKPRLFFNIRAAVLGPLDAIEELLELFTKLESEGWSRENTVFEINAGDYEGTLQELTHILLYLKACGYDVSLDEVRVTDTHLDKFSALEPTLIKVDVSDLQETSAYYTYSEILDTLAFFARKLGTTLHFTGVENSHQLHMAWRNGGRYFQGPLFGDPAFEGIHVDSLKSKTEEHIHSYIDMHQRSLKRQTELLSTMDREVKAAWSKHTSVKTLMKALVNTFHEESFRMYMCNHYGYQQSVNWTKDEFGIWKEDPGAEGKNWSWRVYFLDHVMEMQFNKNGMLSDKYRDIETNEIIRTYSFPLTKDLYLFIDLDPIYLYKKNWFS; this comes from the coding sequence ATGAATCAGTCAAACATTGATTTTAATAAAGATCTATTACACGTCTATTTCCAGCCGGTCATAAATGCAGATAAGTACGAAGTAGTCGGATATGAAGTATTCGGTGAATCGGGAAAACCGGATAATTTATCGGAAGAGCATGCATGGGAAAGGGACAAGCAGCTTTATATTACAGCGGTAAAAAAAGCATTGAAAATGGATTATAAACCCCGGCTGTTTTTCAACATACGGGCTGCTGTCCTCGGCCCTCTGGATGCTATAGAAGAACTTCTTGAGCTGTTTACAAAACTTGAATCTGAAGGGTGGAGCAGAGAAAATACGGTTTTTGAAATTAATGCGGGCGATTATGAAGGCACACTGCAGGAACTGACCCATATTCTGCTTTATTTAAAAGCCTGCGGTTATGATGTTTCTTTGGATGAGGTAAGAGTAACTGATACCCATCTCGATAAATTTTCTGCTCTGGAACCAACGTTAATCAAGGTCGATGTGTCTGATCTGCAGGAGACTTCTGCTTACTATACATATAGTGAGATACTGGACACTCTGGCCTTTTTCGCAAGAAAACTGGGTACGACGCTTCATTTTACCGGGGTAGAAAATTCCCATCAGCTTCACATGGCATGGAGAAACGGAGGAAGATATTTTCAGGGTCCACTTTTCGGGGATCCGGCTTTTGAAGGAATCCATGTGGATTCACTAAAAAGCAAAACAGAAGAACATATTCATTCCTACATTGATATGCATCAACGCTCTCTGAAAAGGCAGACGGAGCTTTTATCAACGATGGACCGGGAAGTAAAAGCAGCCTGGTCGAAACATACCTCTGTTAAAACGCTTATGAAAGCACTGGTAAATACGTTTCATGAAGAATCATTTCGTATGTATATGTGCAATCACTATGGCTACCAGCAGTCTGTCAACTGGACTAAAGACGAATTTGGCATATGGAAAGAAGATCCAGGAGCCGAAGGGAAAAACTGGAGCTGGCGCGTGTATTTTCTGGATCATGTGATGGAAATGCAGTTTAATAAAAATGGTATGCTTTCAGATAAATACCGGGATATTGAAACGAATGAGATCATTAGAACATACTCTTTCCCGCTTACGAAAGATCTTTATTTATTCATTGATCTCGATCCTATATATTTATATAAGAAAAACTGGTTTTCCTGA
- a CDS encoding PHP domain-containing protein, which translates to MSRADLHMHSTVSDGGYDVPALIKKCAEAGLTVISLTDHDSTDGVETAEKMAEFYGIKLISGIELSTRFHGQSVDILGYGIDICHPFLQEKLQFHRGKRIDRMQKMINLCQETGLEVTFEEVEKEVTGVTFSRPHLANVLIKKDYGTTVQDIFNKYIGYGKPCYVHKEDEMSPEEAMEIIHLSGGVAVAAHPVYYDIDEHLTSWLKEKKLDGVEVYHRDHDEKNRKRFNKLVSEAEKSTGIKFFRTGGTDFHHESYGRSGEIIGGALLPYEEAVFLQTYLSSR; encoded by the coding sequence ATGTCCAGAGCAGATCTGCACATGCATTCCACTGTCTCTGACGGTGGATACGATGTGCCCGCTCTTATAAAGAAATGTGCAGAAGCAGGCCTCACAGTTATATCTTTAACGGATCATGACAGTACAGACGGGGTCGAAACTGCAGAAAAAATGGCAGAATTTTACGGTATAAAGCTTATTTCCGGAATTGAATTATCAACCCGTTTTCATGGCCAGAGCGTGGACATACTCGGATATGGCATAGATATCTGCCATCCCTTTCTCCAGGAAAAACTTCAGTTTCACAGGGGAAAACGTATCGACAGGATGCAGAAAATGATCAATCTATGCCAGGAAACAGGGTTGGAAGTAACATTTGAAGAAGTGGAAAAGGAAGTAACAGGTGTAACTTTTTCGCGTCCACATCTGGCCAATGTTTTAATAAAAAAAGACTATGGAACAACCGTTCAAGACATTTTCAACAAGTATATCGGTTACGGAAAGCCGTGCTATGTTCATAAAGAAGATGAAATGTCCCCTGAAGAAGCTATGGAAATTATCCACCTTTCCGGAGGTGTTGCAGTAGCAGCCCACCCGGTTTATTATGATATTGATGAACACCTCACGAGCTGGCTTAAAGAAAAAAAGCTGGATGGAGTGGAAGTATATCATCGGGATCACGATGAAAAAAACCGGAAGAGGTTTAACAAACTTGTAAGTGAAGCAGAAAAAAGTACAGGTATAAAGTTTTTTCGTACAGGAGGTACTGATTTTCACCATGAATCCTACGGACGCTCCGGAGAAATTATCGGAGGTGCGTTGCTGCCTTATGAAGAAGCCGTGTTCCTGCAAACTTATTTATCGAGCCGCTGA
- the nadE gene encoding ammonia-dependent NAD(+) synthetase gives MHNLQKEIISSLEVKPEIDVQEEIRTRVNFLKAYLKKSGAKGYVIGISGGQDSSLAGKLIQQAIDELNEEEEEGEYMFCAVRLPHGEQADEEDAQKALDYISPNKTVTVNIKPAVDASESQFKEATGEDLSDFVKGNTKARERMKVQYDLAAHYGLLVAGTDHAAEAVTGFYTKFGDGACDVAPLFGLNKRQGKMLLKELQAPDVLVSKVPTADLEDDQPLLSDEEALGVKYKEIDEYLEGKTIKEASKDIIESKYRQTGHKREMPVTPHDYWWQA, from the coding sequence ATGCATAATCTTCAGAAAGAAATTATTTCCTCTTTGGAAGTTAAACCTGAAATCGACGTACAGGAGGAAATCCGTACGAGAGTGAACTTCCTTAAAGCCTATTTGAAAAAATCAGGAGCAAAAGGGTATGTAATAGGTATTTCCGGGGGACAGGATTCCTCTCTGGCAGGTAAACTTATCCAGCAGGCAATTGATGAACTGAATGAAGAGGAAGAAGAAGGGGAATACATGTTCTGCGCCGTTCGACTGCCCCATGGAGAGCAGGCGGACGAAGAAGATGCTCAGAAAGCACTTGATTATATCAGTCCCAATAAAACAGTGACTGTGAATATCAAGCCGGCTGTGGATGCTTCTGAAAGCCAATTCAAAGAAGCTACGGGAGAAGATTTAAGCGACTTTGTAAAAGGAAATACAAAAGCCAGGGAGCGTATGAAAGTTCAGTATGATCTTGCTGCCCACTATGGGCTTCTTGTTGCAGGAACCGATCATGCTGCAGAAGCGGTCACCGGTTTTTATACAAAATTTGGTGACGGAGCCTGCGATGTAGCTCCTTTGTTCGGACTTAATAAACGTCAGGGAAAGATGCTGCTTAAAGAACTTCAAGCTCCGGACGTGCTCGTTTCAAAAGTGCCTACAGCTGACCTCGAAGACGATCAGCCTCTTCTTTCTGATGAAGAAGCGCTTGGTGTCAAGTATAAAGAAATAGATGAATACCTTGAAGGAAAAACGATTAAAGAAGCTTCGAAGGACATTATTGAAAGCAAGTACCGTCAGACAGGTCATAAACGCGAAATGCCGGTTACTCCTCACGATTACTGGTGGCAGGCATAA
- a CDS encoding acyl-CoA thioesterase, with protein MITETVEIDVRYAETDQMGVVYHANYLIWCEIGRTSLMGKLGVSYSAMEESGVLAPVTNVNMNYKAPARYGRKMYVTTWIESYTGVRVTYGYEISDEKNNLCMDGTSEHVLVDKKNFRPLSMKKHFPEWHALYWTNQK; from the coding sequence ATGATTACGGAAACCGTGGAAATTGATGTCCGTTATGCAGAAACAGATCAGATGGGTGTTGTTTATCATGCTAATTATTTGATTTGGTGTGAAATAGGCCGCACAAGCCTGATGGGGAAACTTGGCGTCTCATACTCAGCTATGGAAGAATCAGGCGTCCTCGCACCGGTAACAAATGTAAATATGAATTACAAAGCGCCGGCACGATACGGAAGGAAAATGTATGTTACTACCTGGATTGAATCGTATACAGGGGTGAGAGTCACTTATGGATATGAAATATCAGACGAAAAAAATAATCTATGCATGGATGGAACGAGTGAACACGTGCTCGTGGACAAAAAGAACTTCCGGCCGTTATCTATGAAAAAGCATTTCCCTGAGTGGCATGCACTGTATTGGACGAACCAAAAGTGA
- a CDS encoding AAA family ATPase, whose amino-acid sequence MEQNLSYQSWNEQLKEIKENSFSELDEASIMRAIQQMDSEETSNEWKAAAAAARYERKHKRDERINELLKEILKSGELSNYTCTVIIHIAEKEMDITWFEFGFPKIRETDHSQGKKKKLAVLEDMLTKAVSQADYFLEMKEVVDKACQSPLDMDTQERVSYWVRLLPELKEVLLEAKADASAYKETITGIYASKEKKKNLDQAVQKVEELTEQWEYASAEENAESEALQKLSRMTGLTEVKKKVEQYYYYLQYEKERGRAGLQVGSGQSLNMIITGNPGTGKTSIARLIAELYFQMGVLPENNFVEADRSRLVGAYVGQTEEKTKQVIEEASGGVLFIDEAYALKREGSQGSDYGQAAVDTIVSAMTSGEHAGKFAVIMAGYPDEMRHFLWSNPGLRSRFPTSNYIELPDYTMDELLSIGEKAALDMDFTLSKGAVTEMRKRLEKEQVDESFGNARAVHQILNEAVFKQGAAAAFNNSITQHKMTVLEKEAFETEDSTHANEPLEELEKLIGLRSVKEEVKQLSSFVQIQKQRENHGLPSVPIQLHAVFTGPPGTGKTTVAAIYSRILKQLGLLKRGHLITAGRSDLVAGYTGQTALKTKQIIRRALGGVLFVDEAYSLLQGTQDFGKEAVDTLVEEMTKHNENLVVILAGYEAPVKKLLESNPGIASRFKKQIHFPPYSPEELLAILELYIEEYGYAMEEETRNMLYKTLEVTEINGNGRAMKDMVEAAIQVQAYHLVHGADKRENLKLLKKEDFALLMEGEDDYGNRGN is encoded by the coding sequence ATGGAACAGAATCTATCCTATCAATCATGGAATGAGCAATTAAAGGAAATAAAAGAAAACTCTTTTTCTGAGCTGGATGAAGCTTCTATTATGCGTGCCATTCAGCAAATGGACAGCGAAGAAACTTCTAACGAGTGGAAAGCCGCTGCAGCAGCCGCAAGGTATGAAAGAAAGCATAAGCGTGATGAAAGAATTAATGAGCTCCTGAAAGAAATTTTAAAATCAGGAGAACTTTCCAATTATACCTGCACCGTGATCATTCATATCGCTGAAAAAGAGATGGATATCACCTGGTTTGAATTCGGCTTCCCGAAAATAAGGGAAACGGATCACAGCCAGGGTAAAAAGAAAAAACTTGCTGTTCTGGAAGATATGCTCACAAAAGCCGTTAGTCAGGCGGATTATTTTTTGGAAATGAAAGAAGTTGTCGACAAAGCATGTCAATCTCCTTTGGATATGGACACTCAGGAACGTGTAAGTTACTGGGTACGTCTGCTTCCTGAATTGAAAGAGGTTCTTCTTGAAGCGAAAGCAGATGCCTCGGCCTACAAAGAGACTATTACGGGTATTTATGCATCCAAAGAAAAAAAGAAGAACCTAGATCAAGCTGTGCAGAAAGTGGAGGAGTTAACAGAGCAGTGGGAGTATGCCTCAGCAGAAGAAAATGCAGAAAGTGAAGCTCTGCAAAAGCTCTCCCGGATGACCGGCCTTACGGAAGTAAAGAAAAAAGTAGAGCAGTATTACTATTATCTTCAATATGAAAAGGAAAGAGGCAGAGCGGGTCTGCAGGTCGGCAGCGGCCAAAGCCTTAATATGATTATTACCGGCAATCCTGGAACTGGAAAAACTTCCATTGCCCGCTTAATTGCAGAACTATACTTTCAAATGGGGGTACTCCCGGAAAACAACTTTGTTGAAGCCGACCGATCCCGATTAGTCGGTGCCTACGTAGGACAGACAGAAGAAAAAACGAAACAGGTAATCGAAGAAGCGTCCGGAGGTGTCCTGTTTATTGATGAAGCCTATGCGCTTAAAAGAGAAGGCTCCCAGGGGAGTGATTATGGGCAGGCGGCTGTAGATACGATCGTTTCCGCTATGACGAGCGGCGAACATGCTGGTAAATTTGCTGTTATCATGGCTGGTTATCCGGACGAAATGCGGCATTTCTTATGGAGTAATCCCGGCCTGAGAAGTCGTTTTCCGACTTCCAATTACATTGAACTTCCTGATTATACGATGGATGAACTGCTTTCCATAGGGGAAAAAGCTGCTTTGGATATGGACTTCACTCTTTCAAAAGGGGCCGTTACGGAGATGAGAAAACGTCTGGAAAAAGAACAGGTCGATGAAAGCTTCGGCAATGCTCGGGCTGTCCATCAGATATTGAATGAAGCTGTGTTTAAACAGGGAGCAGCGGCTGCTTTTAACAACAGCATAACTCAGCATAAAATGACGGTTCTCGAAAAAGAAGCTTTTGAAACCGAGGATTCTACCCATGCTAACGAGCCGCTTGAAGAGCTCGAAAAACTGATCGGCCTCCGCTCTGTAAAAGAAGAAGTAAAACAGCTTTCTTCTTTTGTACAAATTCAAAAACAGCGGGAAAATCATGGGCTTCCTTCTGTTCCCATTCAGCTGCACGCTGTCTTTACAGGTCCGCCCGGAACAGGGAAAACAACAGTGGCAGCTATTTACAGCAGAATACTTAAACAGCTTGGATTATTAAAAAGGGGTCATCTCATCACTGCAGGAAGAAGCGATCTTGTAGCTGGTTACACGGGCCAGACCGCGTTAAAAACAAAGCAGATTATCCGCAGAGCACTAGGGGGAGTGCTGTTTGTAGATGAAGCTTATTCTCTCCTGCAGGGCACTCAGGATTTCGGAAAAGAAGCAGTGGATACCCTCGTAGAAGAAATGACCAAGCATAATGAGAATCTGGTAGTTATTCTGGCAGGCTACGAAGCACCAGTCAAAAAACTGCTGGAAAGCAATCCCGGCATCGCTTCGCGATTTAAAAAACAGATACATTTTCCTCCCTACAGCCCGGAAGAACTGCTCGCTATTCTGGAATTGTATATCGAGGAATATGGATACGCTATGGAAGAAGAAACAAGAAATATGCTTTATAAAACTCTTGAAGTAACTGAAATTAACGGCAACGGCCGGGCAATGAAAGACATGGTAGAAGCAGCCATACAAGTGCAGGCTTATCACCTCGTACACGGAGCAGATAAAAGAGAAAACCTGAAATTACTAAAAAAAGAAGATTTTGCTTTATTAATGGAGGGAGAAGATGATTACGGAAACCGTGGAAATTGA